The Manis javanica isolate MJ-LG chromosome 14, MJ_LKY, whole genome shotgun sequence genomic interval TTTGGCCTAACTGATGTCTACCTTTGGAACCCAGACACTATGCTGTATGCCCTTGACACAAGGAGGTAGATATTCTATCCAACAGCCCTAGCTAAGGTCACGGTCAACAGCTGACATTAGCTACCAGACAGGTGAGTGAATGAGACTTCAGATGATTCTAGTCCCTAACCCTTGAGTCTTTCAGCTGAGACCCCAGACTGTTGTTTCTGCTGCCACTCTGCATTCCTGACCCAGAGaaactgtaagaaataataaattattagttTCACACCCATATATTTCTTACTGATATATCATGTGGCCCATCCATGTTAAAAATACAACACTACTTGCTCATGTAAAATTGCTCTATAACTGGAATACCAGGAGaaaagaggacaaagaaaaggagtatttaaaataatggctgagaattttccaaaattagtgGCAGACAGtaaaccacagatccaggaagctcagagaatgacaaacaaattaaacataaaaaaaatactcCTAGGCAcatcatattcaaactgcagaaaaccaAAGTCAAGGAGAAATTTTCaaagacaacaaagaaaaaaactgtcttACCTATAGAGGAACAAGGATAAGAATTACAGTGGATTTTTTCATTAGAAACCATGCAGTTaagaagagaacagaaatactTAAGTGTTTAAAGGAATAAATCACTGATCTAGAAACTATATATCCTGTGAAATTACCCTTCAAGGAGACTCTGAAAACTTtctcaagcaaacaaaaaattcattACCAGCAGAAATGCCTGGCAAGAAATAGTAAAGAAGTTCTTTAGGGGGAAGGAAAATAACATAGGTCAGAAACTTAGATCTCCACAAAGAGGAGGAGCAACAAAGAAGAGATGTGACAGTAAAAtgaaaccttttatttttcttattcttaattgatctaaaagGTAACTGCTtaaagtaataatgataataacgaACCGGGTATTTACAGCATATGATGAGTGAGGTGGCTGACAGCAATATCCTAAGGATGGATTGTGAATATTCAGTTATAAGGTACCTCCAATATTCGGGAAGCAGTGAAGAGCCTTTAAAGAGCCCCAACTGAGATTACATCCTCTTGAAGATAAACGCCACCCTCCTCACCAAGCACTTACTGTGGCAGGAAAGAAGTGTATGGTCAGAGATGTCTCAATCTTTGGTCACCAAGTGAATTTGGGTGAATTAAAAGTCACCTGGGGACAGAGGAGGTACACTCCTCAATGGCCTCTGGATAAATTCTGTATCTCAGGGAAAACTTAGGAGGCTCTGGCTTTGCCAATTTTCattggaaagaaaagacaaagaataaaacaTATCCACCACCTCTAACCCAGAAGGCAATTCATGAAAAAGACAAACTTCACTTACTGTAACTTGAGCAGGCAACAAATCCACagccattctttccttcttagttTTCCTATCAAGGGAGAGCAAGGTCGGTCTGGAAAGGAAAAAGGTTTCATGAGGAACTTTGGAGTTGAGGGATGGCTTGGAGAGAGGAAGTTAAAACCACCCATGATGTCCACCAGGTCCCAAAGCAAAGCCACCCCACACAAATGCCACAAACCAAGTTAAAAGTGTGCTTACCATGCCAACAAAGCTCTAAGACAACTTGCCAATCTCCATCTTCCCCCTGCATTACCTATGGTTATGATTCCTATTGGACAGGCTTTATTAGCTATCTAAGCAAACTGTGACTCACCCATAGGTACTTGAAGCCTTTACACTGCTTTAAACTATACACTGTGAACAGTCACAGTGAACATGAATTTCGATTGCTGTCACTTTCTAACAGAGCTAGCCAATCCTAAGCCTGTGTGCCCCGCTTCACCCATTCCTTCTCAAAGAAACCACAATAAAGGTGTCGGACCACATCTGACCTCTGTCTCACTGCATGACTGACCCAGGGGCTTCCCCTGACTGGCCCTGCCTGGGGTGCTCTGTTCTTCCCCAGGGAGCTGTGAGTATAAAGCAACCTGTCAACTTCCCCAGTCTGTCTCTCTCGATGTGCATCTGCCCTTACCACACCTCACCCAAGGTAATACTGTTAAAACTCCCTTCCACACAAGATGCAGTCCTCCTACCAAACACAAATATCACGGGTGCCACCTTACAGCTACGCAGCTGGAAAGAGCCCTGGGCTCCTCATGCACAAACCCCAGTAGGTAGAGCAAGGTAAGCGGGTGCTGGGGTAGCCACAGAAGGGCCTTAGCCACAGCTGCCTGCCAGGTGAGGGAAGCTGCTGTAGAACTGATCATATTCTGATGCACACCTGCGCTAAGCCAGAAATCTTGAGTgctttttatgtatgtttttaatcctcacagtgaCTCCAAAAAGTGTTACTACCCCCTTCTACAGGTGAGAGGGAACAGAATTAGGGAGTCGTGGTGGCCTgccaaagaaacaagaaaggttAAGTCGAGGAAGGAAGGAGTCCTGGTCCGAGGTCACAGCCCCAGTTAAAGTGCGGCAGATGACCTGGCCGCTGTGTGCCGCATCTATTCACCTGTAAAACGGGGCAGTGCGcagccacccaccctcccccaaggTGTTGGTGGGTGAATGAGTTAACTCACCCATGGCTACGTTAGCGCCTGGCACACAAAGCTCCCTGGAGGCATTGGCTATTGTTTTAGTCGTCGGTTTCACTCGGGAGTCTCAGAAAATACGGCCACAAAGCCCCAACCCGCCGTTCCCGCAGTCCCGGGCACGCCCGGCTCACCTGGCAGGGATGCTCCCTGCCGCGAACCTCCCGCGGGCCAGCGCCGCCCCGCCGAGCACCGCCACCCAGGCCGCGCGCGCCCGCCTCCTGACCCACCCGCTGCGCCGCGTCTCCCCGGGGCTCACGCGCAGCCCCGGCCGGCTCCGAGCAGCTCCGCACCCAGAGGGGGCCCGGCGCTGGCTCCAACCGCCGCCCGCAGGAGGTAACGCGGAGCTTCCCGGCCTCTGGAAGACGGCCCAAGCGGAGGCGGGACGGCCGCACCACCAGACCCAAACAGGCCGCGAGCCGCGCCCACAACCTCTCGAACCGAGAACGATAACTCCCGGCATGCCTCGGGCAGCGCCGACTACTTCCTACAGGCGCCGCGACGGGGCGACTTCCGGGAGGGGAACCGCCTCTCTCCGCGCGCTGCCAGGCTTAAGTGCTGCCGGCTCTTGGCAAGACTGGCGAGGTGGTTCTCCTTCAGGCGCTTCTGCCGAATCAGGCGGCAGGCTTGTTTTGTTAGGCAGGCAAATGATTGAAAAACAACCTGAATGTAGACAGATGCCTTTAGGAGGATCAGTGTGCCCTAGTTCCCACTAGCTAGTTAtgagtatttttaattattttatcgtGTGCCACACGTAAGATAATATATGCATAGGTGCAGTTTAAGAATAGTAAAACAAATACCCACTCCCCAACGCTCTGCTACAAAAGAGAACTTCACCAGAACTTTGGAGGCCTCGTCTGCAATGTTCCCCAGTCATTTTTTCTAAATTGTGTTAAGCATTTCCTTGCTTAGCTGGTAACTCCGTATGTGTCCCAAAACAATAAGGGCTTACCTTTGTACGGTTTTTGATCTCTATATGAACAGGAACTGCTATATGTTCTGTGAACATACGCTCAACATgaaaactttgtttaaaaaaattcaactggatacattttaaatattttactggctttattcagtgattcatgaattAGGCAGCATCCAATCTAGTagatagaaaggagctccaaAAGAGCTGgacaaaatgaaagacatttataggcagaagggagcAAGAACGAGGAAATTATACTAGGTTAAAAGCAGATTGGTTATAAGGTTACTTTTCCTGTGGAAGATGGCAAGGGGTTGTCACACATTACCTAACATGCTGATCAGGTGATTCCCGATTGACAGTTTTAAGATTACATCTCCGGGAGATCAAAATTGTAATTAAGTCAAGTCTTGGTTTGGTGATTTAAGGGCTTAGAATAAGCACCTCCATTTTGAACCTGCTGTTTTGTCTTTAACCACTTTTAAATTAATCTTTCTTGGTTCATTCAAAGTTTACTCATTGtcactgttaggctggaggagggaaaaacaaggacatgcaaacagaacagagagataccataaaaggagaacagaccagaccccaaggtctgtcccttatatggaaaggggacagctcttcctgaattccatccttctgatgtgtcAACTAAGACCctgatgtcagcctcctccttcttggaaggaaaaaagtttctagttgtctattatgtcacctttagccaatcatacctctccacgccccctaggatagcttgcccactcctccccctcctaaccccttataagcccccacctccctgaccgagtgtgacttccccagcctgtgttcaGACCCAGGAACGTCAcccgggaattgcgctcaaataaactgcctctcgtcgcctgcttatttcggctagactTTATCTTAAAAGTCACTGCCCTACAAGAttccattattcattcattcaacaaaaaaataCGCAACACCTGTCTTGCCCCTGGCATTGTTCTAGATGCCAGAAATACACCAGCAAGCAAAACTGCCAAAACCTTTGCATCCATGCAGCTTAAATTCTtctgggggagagagaaggaagatagttaaaaaaaaaaaaaaaacaataaacagtaCGTTTTTAGATAGTGATAAATGTTAACAAGAACGAGAAACGGGTAGGGGAAGATCGTTGCAATTTCACACAAAGTGGTTAAGAAACGTTTGGTTGAGAAGGTGGCAGATGAAGAAAGATCTGCAGAAGATGAGCAGTGAGCCAAGGTAAATACCTGTTATTTACACCTGCGGGAAGAAGGCTTTGTGGTACTGCAAATCATATGCCCTGAGGAAGGAGCTTGCCTGGCCTGGTCAAGCAACAATAAGAATACTGTTGCTGAAGTaaacagagggggaaaaaagaaaaggtcagaGTCAAGAGGACTAGAATGCGTAGGCTCTTACTGGTCGTTATCATTGGGTTTTACTCTGAAATAGAATGCTCTGAGCAACACTGAGACTTACTCTgacttccatttttaaatgatcattctGACTGCTATGCTGAAAA includes:
- the ZNF354C gene encoding zinc finger protein 354C isoform X9, giving the protein MPGVIVLGSRGCGRGSRPVWVWWCGRPASAWAVFQRPGSSALPPAGGGWSQRRAPSGCGAARSRPGLRVSPGETRRSGWVRRRARAAWVAVLGGAALARGRFAAGSIPARPTLLSLDRKTKKERMAVDLLPAQVTESVTFRDIAVLFSRDEWLHLDSAQRTLYREVMLENYSALVSLGIPFSTPKVICRLQQGEDPCMVEREVPQDSCREDGGTS